A genomic region of Pogoniulus pusillus isolate bPogPus1 chromosome 35, bPogPus1.pri, whole genome shotgun sequence contains the following coding sequences:
- the SLC27A4 gene encoding long-chain fatty acid transport protein 4 isoform X1, with protein sequence MPRSAAIMLRLAAFAVLLLYFRISLELSWVQAIPALFIFYLGSGGWDFFLIFIKTIRRDVTTGLVLLKVKWQVWRHVREKNTIASIFQKTASKYPEKTALIFQGTGENWTFRQLDEYSNQVANFFFSQGFRSGDVVALFMESRNQYVGLWLGLAKIGVETALVNSHLRMEALLHCITISNSKAVVFGAEMMEAMQEVQPSLGKSIHLFWSGEESPKSTLPCAKHLDPLLQMAQRHQPAPPDKGFLDKLFYIYTSGTTGLPKAAIVVNCRYFRMASLVFYGFGMRPSDVLYDCLPLYHAAGNIVGVGQCLLRGMTVVIRKKFSASHFWEDCVKYNCTIVQYIGEICRYLLNQPYQEVERQHRVRMALGNGLRASIWQEFMARFGIAQVAEFYGATECNCSLGNFDNNVGSCGFNSRILPGVYPIGLVKVDEDTMELIRGPDGVCISCQPGEPGQLVGRIVKSNPLQHFDGYLNQSATNKKIARDVFTKGDIAYLTGDVLVMDKYGYMYFRDRTGDTFRWKGENVSTTEVEGTLSRILNLTDVVVYGVEIPGIEGKAGMAAIADPENSCDLGSFANELQKALPLYARPVFLRFLHEVSKTSTYKFQKVELRKQGFDPALVKDRLYFLDSRQGHYLPLDQAAFNRIQSGQQKL encoded by the exons CACGGGGCTGGTTTTGTTAAAGGTGAAGTGGCAGGTATGGAGGCATGTGAGGGAGAAGAACACAATTGCCAGCATCTTCCAAAAGACAGCGAGCAAGTATCCAGAGAAGACTGCACTGATATTCCAAGGCACGGGTGAGAACTGGACCTTCCGGCAGCTGGATGAGTACTCCAACCAGGTGGCCAATTTCTTCTTCAGCCAGGGCTTCCGCTCTGGTGATGTGGTGGCTCTTTTCATGGAGTCCCGCAATCAGTATGTGGGGCTGTGGCTTGGTTTGGCCAAGATTGGAGTGGAGACTGCTCTTGTGAATTCCCACCTGCGAATGGAGGCTTTGCTTCACTGCATCACCATCTCCAACTCCAAGGCTGTGGTTTTTGGAGCAGAGATGATGGAAG CAATGCAGGAAGTGCAGCCCTCCCTGGGGAAATCTATCCATCTCTTCTGGTCTGGGGAGGAAAGCCCCAAATCCACACTTCCTTGTGCAAAACACCTGGACCCCCTCTTGCAGATGGCTCAGCGGCACCAGCCAGCGCCCCCTGATAAGGGCTTTCTTG aTAAACTCTTCTACATCTACACCTCTGGCACAACAGGGCTGCCCAAGGCTGCCATTGTGGTGAACTGTCG GTACTTCCGCATGGCCAGCCTGGTGTTTTACGGCTTTGGCATGAGGCCCAGTGATGTGCTCTACGACTGCCTCCCTCTGTACCACGCTGCAG GGAACATCGTCGGGGttgggcagtgcctgctgcgGGGCATGACAGTTGTCATCCGCAAGAAGTTCTCGGCCTCACATTTTTGGGAGGACTGTGTGAAATACAACTGCACG ATCGTGCAATACATCGGAGAGATCTGCCGCTACCTGCTGAACCAGCCCTACCAAGAGGTGGAGCGGCAGCACCGGGTGCGCATGGCGCTGGGCAACGGGCTGCGTGCCTCCATCTGGCAGGAGTTCATGGCCCGCTTTGGCATTGCCCAGGTGGCCGAGTTCTATGGGGCCACCGAGTGcaactgcagcctggggaacTTTGATAACAAC GTTGGGTCATGTGGTTTCAACAGCAGGATCCTACCAGGTGTGTACCCCATTGGCTTGGTGAAGGTGGATGAAGACACCATGGAGCTGATCCGGGGGCCAGATGGTGTCTGTATCAGCTGCCAACCAG gGGAGCCAGGGCAGTTGGTGGGCCGCATTGTCAAGAGCAACCCATTGCAGCACTTTGATGGCTACCTGAATCAGTCAGCCACCAACAAGAAAATTGCCAGGGATGTGTTTACAAAAGGGGACATAGCCTATCTCACAG GGGATGTCCTGGTGATGGATAAATATGGCTACATGTACTTCCGGGACCGCACTGGTGACACATTCCGCTGGAAGGGGGAGAATGTCTCCACCACAGAAGTGGAAGGAACACTGAGCCGCATCCTCAACCTGACAGATGTGGTGGTTTATGGGGTGGAGATCCCAG GGATTGAAGGGAAGGCAGGAATGGCAGCGATTGCTGACCCAGAGAACTCCTGTGACCTAGGAAGCTTTGCCAACGAGCTGCAGAAGGCCCTGCCCCTGTATGCCCGTCCTGTCTTCTTGCGCTTCCTGCACGAAGTCTCCAAGACAA GCACCTATAAGTTCCAGAAGGTGGAGCTGCGGAAGCAGGGCTTCGACCCTGCGCTGGTGAAGGACAGGTTGTACTTCCTGGACTCCAGGCAAGGCCACTACTTGCCGCTGGACCAGGCAGCGTTTAACAGGATCCAGTCAGGACAGCAGAAGCTGTAG
- the SLC27A4 gene encoding long-chain fatty acid transport protein 4 isoform X2 — protein sequence MQAIMLRLAAFAVLLLYFRISLELSWVQAIPALFIFYLGSGGWDFFLIFIKTIRRDVTTGLVLLKVKWQVWRHVREKNTIASIFQKTASKYPEKTALIFQGTGENWTFRQLDEYSNQVANFFFSQGFRSGDVVALFMESRNQYVGLWLGLAKIGVETALVNSHLRMEALLHCITISNSKAVVFGAEMMEAMQEVQPSLGKSIHLFWSGEESPKSTLPCAKHLDPLLQMAQRHQPAPPDKGFLDKLFYIYTSGTTGLPKAAIVVNCRYFRMASLVFYGFGMRPSDVLYDCLPLYHAAGNIVGVGQCLLRGMTVVIRKKFSASHFWEDCVKYNCTIVQYIGEICRYLLNQPYQEVERQHRVRMALGNGLRASIWQEFMARFGIAQVAEFYGATECNCSLGNFDNNVGSCGFNSRILPGVYPIGLVKVDEDTMELIRGPDGVCISCQPGEPGQLVGRIVKSNPLQHFDGYLNQSATNKKIARDVFTKGDIAYLTGDVLVMDKYGYMYFRDRTGDTFRWKGENVSTTEVEGTLSRILNLTDVVVYGVEIPGIEGKAGMAAIADPENSCDLGSFANELQKALPLYARPVFLRFLHEVSKTSTYKFQKVELRKQGFDPALVKDRLYFLDSRQGHYLPLDQAAFNRIQSGQQKL from the exons CACGGGGCTGGTTTTGTTAAAGGTGAAGTGGCAGGTATGGAGGCATGTGAGGGAGAAGAACACAATTGCCAGCATCTTCCAAAAGACAGCGAGCAAGTATCCAGAGAAGACTGCACTGATATTCCAAGGCACGGGTGAGAACTGGACCTTCCGGCAGCTGGATGAGTACTCCAACCAGGTGGCCAATTTCTTCTTCAGCCAGGGCTTCCGCTCTGGTGATGTGGTGGCTCTTTTCATGGAGTCCCGCAATCAGTATGTGGGGCTGTGGCTTGGTTTGGCCAAGATTGGAGTGGAGACTGCTCTTGTGAATTCCCACCTGCGAATGGAGGCTTTGCTTCACTGCATCACCATCTCCAACTCCAAGGCTGTGGTTTTTGGAGCAGAGATGATGGAAG CAATGCAGGAAGTGCAGCCCTCCCTGGGGAAATCTATCCATCTCTTCTGGTCTGGGGAGGAAAGCCCCAAATCCACACTTCCTTGTGCAAAACACCTGGACCCCCTCTTGCAGATGGCTCAGCGGCACCAGCCAGCGCCCCCTGATAAGGGCTTTCTTG aTAAACTCTTCTACATCTACACCTCTGGCACAACAGGGCTGCCCAAGGCTGCCATTGTGGTGAACTGTCG GTACTTCCGCATGGCCAGCCTGGTGTTTTACGGCTTTGGCATGAGGCCCAGTGATGTGCTCTACGACTGCCTCCCTCTGTACCACGCTGCAG GGAACATCGTCGGGGttgggcagtgcctgctgcgGGGCATGACAGTTGTCATCCGCAAGAAGTTCTCGGCCTCACATTTTTGGGAGGACTGTGTGAAATACAACTGCACG ATCGTGCAATACATCGGAGAGATCTGCCGCTACCTGCTGAACCAGCCCTACCAAGAGGTGGAGCGGCAGCACCGGGTGCGCATGGCGCTGGGCAACGGGCTGCGTGCCTCCATCTGGCAGGAGTTCATGGCCCGCTTTGGCATTGCCCAGGTGGCCGAGTTCTATGGGGCCACCGAGTGcaactgcagcctggggaacTTTGATAACAAC GTTGGGTCATGTGGTTTCAACAGCAGGATCCTACCAGGTGTGTACCCCATTGGCTTGGTGAAGGTGGATGAAGACACCATGGAGCTGATCCGGGGGCCAGATGGTGTCTGTATCAGCTGCCAACCAG gGGAGCCAGGGCAGTTGGTGGGCCGCATTGTCAAGAGCAACCCATTGCAGCACTTTGATGGCTACCTGAATCAGTCAGCCACCAACAAGAAAATTGCCAGGGATGTGTTTACAAAAGGGGACATAGCCTATCTCACAG GGGATGTCCTGGTGATGGATAAATATGGCTACATGTACTTCCGGGACCGCACTGGTGACACATTCCGCTGGAAGGGGGAGAATGTCTCCACCACAGAAGTGGAAGGAACACTGAGCCGCATCCTCAACCTGACAGATGTGGTGGTTTATGGGGTGGAGATCCCAG GGATTGAAGGGAAGGCAGGAATGGCAGCGATTGCTGACCCAGAGAACTCCTGTGACCTAGGAAGCTTTGCCAACGAGCTGCAGAAGGCCCTGCCCCTGTATGCCCGTCCTGTCTTCTTGCGCTTCCTGCACGAAGTCTCCAAGACAA GCACCTATAAGTTCCAGAAGGTGGAGCTGCGGAAGCAGGGCTTCGACCCTGCGCTGGTGAAGGACAGGTTGTACTTCCTGGACTCCAGGCAAGGCCACTACTTGCCGCTGGACCAGGCAGCGTTTAACAGGATCCAGTCAGGACAGCAGAAGCTGTAG